A region from the Hylaeus volcanicus isolate JK05 chromosome 6, UHH_iyHylVolc1.0_haploid, whole genome shotgun sequence genome encodes:
- the LOC128877883 gene encoding echinoderm microtubule-associated protein-like 2 isoform X5, translating to MSTPDTMDTIDEAEQAWHEMLECETGSLLGRVADLERQSLAQRDEIVCLRATLADALRRIAQLEGREKREDERNERRNERMVSSPLRNGHAPLRSNQNSVPQKDIRLRQTGGSCLRNSSSSGSSQDVRDSLSSPRRPVTYTHSSQLPQRRSVHYQSTGSLHSDSPSSSSVSPVPSPSPRATPLPVARSPTARSNGPPQSSLRRAKRWSSTGDFTHSPQNQGSNSQLVSSSTRDMQYNEEESTVRMYLRGRPVVLYVPTPLMESYDLHKVSTPPQSKLKLDWVYGYRGRDCRSNLHLLPTGEIVYFVAAVVVLYNMEEHSQRHYLGHTDDIKCIAIHPNKLVVATGQVCGTDRRDAMPHIRIWNSVSLTTLCVIGNGGFDGSICCLSFSKADGGNYLCAIDETSDHNISIWDWQKGERGTKVTETKCSVDTVVCAEWHPLERNQIVSCGKGHVSFWSLDNGGMLYKRMGIFESREKPRYVTCVAFNQNGDVLTGDSNGNIIVWGRGTNTISKLVRNIHEGSIFSICVLKDGFIVTGGGKDGKILYFDESLNLTGAEAQIEDHFGGIRTLAEGRGSQLLIGTTRNCILVGDVGMGFNPAMLGHTEEVWGLAAHPTLPQFATAGHDRLLQMWDSLSHTVVWSKDIGEQAQSIGFSPDGNVMVVGCTSGKWLAIDSETRELYTHHSDGSEPIQVLKFSPDGTLLALGSRDNYIYIYQVNGDATKYSRVGRCMPKRIRRRRGHSSFITHLDWSIDGQYLRSNSGDYELLYWNPGVCRQIPQPSALRDIEWTSHSCIISFETIGIWPEGADGTDVNNCSRSSDSKLLATGDDFGKVKLFSYPACQPKSLCHTYGGHSSHVTNVSFLQDDTRLISTGGSDTSVLQWIVNY from the exons ACGAGATGCTGGAGTGCGAGACCGGATCCCTGTTGGGCCGAGTCGCGGACCTCGAGAGGCAATCCTTGGCGCAGAGAGACGAGATAGTTTGTCTTCGCGCTACTCTCGCGGACGCGCTAAGGCGAATTGCTCAGCTGGAAGGACGCGAGAAGAGGGAAGATGAGAGGAACGAGAGGAGAAACGAGAGAATGGTGTCCTCGCCCTTGAGGAATGGACACGCACCGCTTAGAA GTAATCAAAATTCGGTGCCCCAAAAAGACATACGCTTACGCCAGACCGGTGGCTCCTGTCTGAGGAATTCTTCGTCCTCGGGATCTTCTCAGGATGTCAGGGACTCGTTGTCCAGTCCACGAAGACCAGTCACTTATACGCACTCGTCGCAGCTTCCTCAAAG aagGTCGGTTCATTACCAATCAACTGGCTCGTTACACTCGGACAGTCCCAGTAGTAGTAGTGTTTCCCCGGTGCCATCACCAAGTCCTAGAGCTACACCACTGCCGGTGGCCag ATCACCGACAGCAAGATCAAACGGGCCACCTCAAAGCAGCTTAAGAAGGGCGAAACGGTGGTCGTCGACGGGGGACTTTACGCATTCGCCGCAAAATCAGGGAAGCAATTCGCAGCTTGTCAGTAGCAG CACCAGAGACATGCAGTACAACGAAGAGGAAAGTACCGTCCGCATGTACCTGCGAGGGCGACCAGTCGTCCTCTACGTTCCAACGCCGCTGATGGAGTCCTACGATCTTCACAAAGTGAGCACACCACCCCAGAGCAAACTGAAACTCGACTGGGTGTACGGTTACCGAGGCAGGGATTGTCGAAGCAATCTGCATCTGCTGCCGACCGGGGAAATTGTTTACTTCGTCGCCGCCGTGGTGGTCTTGTACAATATGGAGGAACACAGCCAGAGGCATTACTTGGGACACACGGATGACATCAAATG CATAGCGATTCATCCAAACAAATTGGTGGTCGCCACTGGCCAAGTGTGTGGAACCGACAGACGGGACGCCATG CCACACATAAGAATATGGAATTCCGTGAGCTTGACGACCCTCTGCGTGATTGGCAATGGAGGATTCGATGGATCGATCTGTTGTCTTTCGTTCTCGAAGGCAGACGGTGGAAATTATTTGTGCGCGATCGACGAAACGTCCGATCACAATATATCGATCTGGGATTGGCAGAAGGGAGAACGGGGTACCAAAGTAACCGAGACCAAG TGCTCCGTCGACACGGTGGTCTGCGCCGAGTGGCATCCGCTGGAACGGAATCAAATCGTGTCCTGTGGAAAGGGACACGTGTCCTTTTGGTCCCTCGACAACGGAGGGATGCTTTACAAGCGAATGGGAATTTTCGAAAGCAGGGAAAAACCGAGATACGTCACCTGCGTTGCTTTCAATCAAAACGGCGATGTTCTCACTGGCGACAGCAACGGTAACATCATCGTTTGGGGCAGAG GCACAAACACGATCTCTAAGCTAGTGAGGAATATTCACGAGGGATCTATATTCTCGATCTGCGTTTTGAAGGATGGTTTTATCGTCACCGGTGGTGGCAAAGATGGCAAAATATTGTACTTCGACGAATCGTTAAATTTGACAGGAGCGGAAGCACAA ATTGAGGACCACTTCGGAGGTATTCGAACGCTCGCAGAAGGAAGAGGTTCGCAGTTACTGATTGGGACGACGAGAAACTGCATTTTGGTCGGGGATGTTGGAATGGGATTCAATCCAGCCATGTTGGGTCACACGGAAGAAGTTTGGGGCCTCGCTGCGCACCCGACTTTGCCGCAATTTGCGACAGCTGGCCACGACAGGTTGTTGCAAATGTGGGACAGTCTCAGTCACACTGTTGTTTGGAGCAAAGACATTGGG GAACAAGCACAAAGTATTGGATTCTCGCCAGATGGCAACGTGATGGTAGTCGGATGCACCTCTGGAAAATGGTTAGCAATCGACAGTGAAACGAGAGAATTGTACACCCACCATAGCGATGGATCGGAACCCATTCAG GTCTTGAAATTTTCACCGGATGGCACGCTTCTAGCACTTGGGTCCAGagacaattatatttatatttatcaagtAAACGGAGATGCAACCAAGTATAGCCGAGTTGGACGATGTATG CCGAAGCGGATACGAAGACGTAGA GGTCACTCGAGTTTCATAACTCACTTGGACTGGTCAATAGACGGGCAGTATTTGCGAAGTAACAGCGGCGACTACGAACTACTGTATT GGAATCCTGGAGTTTGCCGTCAAATTCCACAACCCTCCGCGTTAAGAGACATAGAGTGGACGAGTCATTCCTGTATCATATCCTTTGAAACAATTGGAATATGGCCCGAAGGTGCAGACGGCACAGACGTGAACAATTGTTCCCGTAGCAGCGACTCGAAGCTTCTGGCGACTGGCGATGATTTTGGAAAGGTCAAATTGTTCTCCTACCCAGCTTGCCAACCTAAG TCCCTGTGTCACACGTACGGCGGTCACTCGAGTCACGTTACGAACGTGTCGTTCCTCCAGGACGACACACGATTAATTTCCACTGGCGGAAGTGACACGAGCGTTCTCCAGTGGATTGTAAATTACTAA
- the LOC128877883 gene encoding echinoderm microtubule-associated protein-like 2 isoform X7 has product MSTPDTMDTIDEAEQAWHEMLECETGSLLGRVADLERQSLAQRDEIVCLRATLADALRRIAQLEGREKREDERNERRNERMVSSPLRNGHAPLRSNQNSVPQKDIRLRQTGGSCLRNSSSSGSSQDVRDSLSSPRRPVTYTHSSQLPQRSVHYQSTGSLHSDSPSSSSVSPVPSPSPRATPLPVASTRDMQYNEEESTVRMYLRGRPVVLYVPTPLMESYDLHKVSTPPQSKLKLDWVYGYRGRDCRSNLHLLPTGEIVYFVAAVVVLYNMEEHSQRHYLGHTDDIKCIAIHPNKLVVATGQVCGTDRRDAMPHIRIWNSVSLTTLCVIGNGGFDGSICCLSFSKADGGNYLCAIDETSDHNISIWDWQKGERGTKVTETKCSVDTVVCAEWHPLERNQIVSCGKGHVSFWSLDNGGMLYKRMGIFESREKPRYVTCVAFNQNGDVLTGDSNGNIIVWGRGTNTISKLVRNIHEGSIFSICVLKDGFIVTGGGKDGKILYFDESLNLTGAEAQIEDHFGGIRTLAEGRGSQLLIGTTRNCILVGDVGMGFNPAMLGHTEEVWGLAAHPTLPQFATAGHDRLLQMWDSLSHTVVWSKDIGEQAQSIGFSPDGNVMVVGCTSGKWLAIDSETRELYTHHSDGSEPIQVLKFSPDGTLLALGSRDNYIYIYQVNGDATKYSRVGRCMPKRIRRRRGHSSFITHLDWSIDGQYLRSNSGDYELLYWNPGVCRQIPQPSALRDIEWTSHSCIISFETIGIWPEGADGTDVNNCSRSSDSKLLATGDDFGKVKLFSYPACQPKSLCHTYGGHSSHVTNVSFLQDDTRLISTGGSDTSVLQWIVNY; this is encoded by the exons ACGAGATGCTGGAGTGCGAGACCGGATCCCTGTTGGGCCGAGTCGCGGACCTCGAGAGGCAATCCTTGGCGCAGAGAGACGAGATAGTTTGTCTTCGCGCTACTCTCGCGGACGCGCTAAGGCGAATTGCTCAGCTGGAAGGACGCGAGAAGAGGGAAGATGAGAGGAACGAGAGGAGAAACGAGAGAATGGTGTCCTCGCCCTTGAGGAATGGACACGCACCGCTTAGAA GTAATCAAAATTCGGTGCCCCAAAAAGACATACGCTTACGCCAGACCGGTGGCTCCTGTCTGAGGAATTCTTCGTCCTCGGGATCTTCTCAGGATGTCAGGGACTCGTTGTCCAGTCCACGAAGACCAGTCACTTATACGCACTCGTCGCAGCTTCCTCAAAG GTCGGTTCATTACCAATCAACTGGCTCGTTACACTCGGACAGTCCCAGTAGTAGTAGTGTTTCCCCGGTGCCATCACCAAGTCCTAGAGCTACACCACTGCCGGTGGCCag CACCAGAGACATGCAGTACAACGAAGAGGAAAGTACCGTCCGCATGTACCTGCGAGGGCGACCAGTCGTCCTCTACGTTCCAACGCCGCTGATGGAGTCCTACGATCTTCACAAAGTGAGCACACCACCCCAGAGCAAACTGAAACTCGACTGGGTGTACGGTTACCGAGGCAGGGATTGTCGAAGCAATCTGCATCTGCTGCCGACCGGGGAAATTGTTTACTTCGTCGCCGCCGTGGTGGTCTTGTACAATATGGAGGAACACAGCCAGAGGCATTACTTGGGACACACGGATGACATCAAATG CATAGCGATTCATCCAAACAAATTGGTGGTCGCCACTGGCCAAGTGTGTGGAACCGACAGACGGGACGCCATG CCACACATAAGAATATGGAATTCCGTGAGCTTGACGACCCTCTGCGTGATTGGCAATGGAGGATTCGATGGATCGATCTGTTGTCTTTCGTTCTCGAAGGCAGACGGTGGAAATTATTTGTGCGCGATCGACGAAACGTCCGATCACAATATATCGATCTGGGATTGGCAGAAGGGAGAACGGGGTACCAAAGTAACCGAGACCAAG TGCTCCGTCGACACGGTGGTCTGCGCCGAGTGGCATCCGCTGGAACGGAATCAAATCGTGTCCTGTGGAAAGGGACACGTGTCCTTTTGGTCCCTCGACAACGGAGGGATGCTTTACAAGCGAATGGGAATTTTCGAAAGCAGGGAAAAACCGAGATACGTCACCTGCGTTGCTTTCAATCAAAACGGCGATGTTCTCACTGGCGACAGCAACGGTAACATCATCGTTTGGGGCAGAG GCACAAACACGATCTCTAAGCTAGTGAGGAATATTCACGAGGGATCTATATTCTCGATCTGCGTTTTGAAGGATGGTTTTATCGTCACCGGTGGTGGCAAAGATGGCAAAATATTGTACTTCGACGAATCGTTAAATTTGACAGGAGCGGAAGCACAA ATTGAGGACCACTTCGGAGGTATTCGAACGCTCGCAGAAGGAAGAGGTTCGCAGTTACTGATTGGGACGACGAGAAACTGCATTTTGGTCGGGGATGTTGGAATGGGATTCAATCCAGCCATGTTGGGTCACACGGAAGAAGTTTGGGGCCTCGCTGCGCACCCGACTTTGCCGCAATTTGCGACAGCTGGCCACGACAGGTTGTTGCAAATGTGGGACAGTCTCAGTCACACTGTTGTTTGGAGCAAAGACATTGGG GAACAAGCACAAAGTATTGGATTCTCGCCAGATGGCAACGTGATGGTAGTCGGATGCACCTCTGGAAAATGGTTAGCAATCGACAGTGAAACGAGAGAATTGTACACCCACCATAGCGATGGATCGGAACCCATTCAG GTCTTGAAATTTTCACCGGATGGCACGCTTCTAGCACTTGGGTCCAGagacaattatatttatatttatcaagtAAACGGAGATGCAACCAAGTATAGCCGAGTTGGACGATGTATG CCGAAGCGGATACGAAGACGTAGA GGTCACTCGAGTTTCATAACTCACTTGGACTGGTCAATAGACGGGCAGTATTTGCGAAGTAACAGCGGCGACTACGAACTACTGTATT GGAATCCTGGAGTTTGCCGTCAAATTCCACAACCCTCCGCGTTAAGAGACATAGAGTGGACGAGTCATTCCTGTATCATATCCTTTGAAACAATTGGAATATGGCCCGAAGGTGCAGACGGCACAGACGTGAACAATTGTTCCCGTAGCAGCGACTCGAAGCTTCTGGCGACTGGCGATGATTTTGGAAAGGTCAAATTGTTCTCCTACCCAGCTTGCCAACCTAAG TCCCTGTGTCACACGTACGGCGGTCACTCGAGTCACGTTACGAACGTGTCGTTCCTCCAGGACGACACACGATTAATTTCCACTGGCGGAAGTGACACGAGCGTTCTCCAGTGGATTGTAAATTACTAA
- the LOC128877883 gene encoding echinoderm microtubule-associated protein-like 2 isoform X6, with amino-acid sequence MSTPDTMDTIDEAEQAWHEMLECETGSLLGRVADLERQSLAQRDEIVCLRATLADALRRIAQLEGREKREDERNERRNERMVSSPLRNGHAPLRSNQNSVPQKDIRLRQTGGSCLRNSSSSGSSQDVRDSLSSPRRPVTYTHSSQLPQRRSVHYQSTGSLHSDSPSSSSVSPVPSPSPRATPLPVASTRDMQYNEEESTVRMYLRGRPVVLYVPTPLMESYDLHKVSTPPQSKLKLDWVYGYRGRDCRSNLHLLPTGEIVYFVAAVVVLYNMEEHSQRHYLGHTDDIKCIAIHPNKLVVATGQVCGTDRRDAMPHIRIWNSVSLTTLCVIGNGGFDGSICCLSFSKADGGNYLCAIDETSDHNISIWDWQKGERGTKVTETKCSVDTVVCAEWHPLERNQIVSCGKGHVSFWSLDNGGMLYKRMGIFESREKPRYVTCVAFNQNGDVLTGDSNGNIIVWGRGTNTISKLVRNIHEGSIFSICVLKDGFIVTGGGKDGKILYFDESLNLTGAEAQIEDHFGGIRTLAEGRGSQLLIGTTRNCILVGDVGMGFNPAMLGHTEEVWGLAAHPTLPQFATAGHDRLLQMWDSLSHTVVWSKDIGEQAQSIGFSPDGNVMVVGCTSGKWLAIDSETRELYTHHSDGSEPIQVLKFSPDGTLLALGSRDNYIYIYQVNGDATKYSRVGRCMPKRIRRRRGHSSFITHLDWSIDGQYLRSNSGDYELLYWNPGVCRQIPQPSALRDIEWTSHSCIISFETIGIWPEGADGTDVNNCSRSSDSKLLATGDDFGKVKLFSYPACQPKSLCHTYGGHSSHVTNVSFLQDDTRLISTGGSDTSVLQWIVNY; translated from the exons ACGAGATGCTGGAGTGCGAGACCGGATCCCTGTTGGGCCGAGTCGCGGACCTCGAGAGGCAATCCTTGGCGCAGAGAGACGAGATAGTTTGTCTTCGCGCTACTCTCGCGGACGCGCTAAGGCGAATTGCTCAGCTGGAAGGACGCGAGAAGAGGGAAGATGAGAGGAACGAGAGGAGAAACGAGAGAATGGTGTCCTCGCCCTTGAGGAATGGACACGCACCGCTTAGAA GTAATCAAAATTCGGTGCCCCAAAAAGACATACGCTTACGCCAGACCGGTGGCTCCTGTCTGAGGAATTCTTCGTCCTCGGGATCTTCTCAGGATGTCAGGGACTCGTTGTCCAGTCCACGAAGACCAGTCACTTATACGCACTCGTCGCAGCTTCCTCAAAG aagGTCGGTTCATTACCAATCAACTGGCTCGTTACACTCGGACAGTCCCAGTAGTAGTAGTGTTTCCCCGGTGCCATCACCAAGTCCTAGAGCTACACCACTGCCGGTGGCCag CACCAGAGACATGCAGTACAACGAAGAGGAAAGTACCGTCCGCATGTACCTGCGAGGGCGACCAGTCGTCCTCTACGTTCCAACGCCGCTGATGGAGTCCTACGATCTTCACAAAGTGAGCACACCACCCCAGAGCAAACTGAAACTCGACTGGGTGTACGGTTACCGAGGCAGGGATTGTCGAAGCAATCTGCATCTGCTGCCGACCGGGGAAATTGTTTACTTCGTCGCCGCCGTGGTGGTCTTGTACAATATGGAGGAACACAGCCAGAGGCATTACTTGGGACACACGGATGACATCAAATG CATAGCGATTCATCCAAACAAATTGGTGGTCGCCACTGGCCAAGTGTGTGGAACCGACAGACGGGACGCCATG CCACACATAAGAATATGGAATTCCGTGAGCTTGACGACCCTCTGCGTGATTGGCAATGGAGGATTCGATGGATCGATCTGTTGTCTTTCGTTCTCGAAGGCAGACGGTGGAAATTATTTGTGCGCGATCGACGAAACGTCCGATCACAATATATCGATCTGGGATTGGCAGAAGGGAGAACGGGGTACCAAAGTAACCGAGACCAAG TGCTCCGTCGACACGGTGGTCTGCGCCGAGTGGCATCCGCTGGAACGGAATCAAATCGTGTCCTGTGGAAAGGGACACGTGTCCTTTTGGTCCCTCGACAACGGAGGGATGCTTTACAAGCGAATGGGAATTTTCGAAAGCAGGGAAAAACCGAGATACGTCACCTGCGTTGCTTTCAATCAAAACGGCGATGTTCTCACTGGCGACAGCAACGGTAACATCATCGTTTGGGGCAGAG GCACAAACACGATCTCTAAGCTAGTGAGGAATATTCACGAGGGATCTATATTCTCGATCTGCGTTTTGAAGGATGGTTTTATCGTCACCGGTGGTGGCAAAGATGGCAAAATATTGTACTTCGACGAATCGTTAAATTTGACAGGAGCGGAAGCACAA ATTGAGGACCACTTCGGAGGTATTCGAACGCTCGCAGAAGGAAGAGGTTCGCAGTTACTGATTGGGACGACGAGAAACTGCATTTTGGTCGGGGATGTTGGAATGGGATTCAATCCAGCCATGTTGGGTCACACGGAAGAAGTTTGGGGCCTCGCTGCGCACCCGACTTTGCCGCAATTTGCGACAGCTGGCCACGACAGGTTGTTGCAAATGTGGGACAGTCTCAGTCACACTGTTGTTTGGAGCAAAGACATTGGG GAACAAGCACAAAGTATTGGATTCTCGCCAGATGGCAACGTGATGGTAGTCGGATGCACCTCTGGAAAATGGTTAGCAATCGACAGTGAAACGAGAGAATTGTACACCCACCATAGCGATGGATCGGAACCCATTCAG GTCTTGAAATTTTCACCGGATGGCACGCTTCTAGCACTTGGGTCCAGagacaattatatttatatttatcaagtAAACGGAGATGCAACCAAGTATAGCCGAGTTGGACGATGTATG CCGAAGCGGATACGAAGACGTAGA GGTCACTCGAGTTTCATAACTCACTTGGACTGGTCAATAGACGGGCAGTATTTGCGAAGTAACAGCGGCGACTACGAACTACTGTATT GGAATCCTGGAGTTTGCCGTCAAATTCCACAACCCTCCGCGTTAAGAGACATAGAGTGGACGAGTCATTCCTGTATCATATCCTTTGAAACAATTGGAATATGGCCCGAAGGTGCAGACGGCACAGACGTGAACAATTGTTCCCGTAGCAGCGACTCGAAGCTTCTGGCGACTGGCGATGATTTTGGAAAGGTCAAATTGTTCTCCTACCCAGCTTGCCAACCTAAG TCCCTGTGTCACACGTACGGCGGTCACTCGAGTCACGTTACGAACGTGTCGTTCCTCCAGGACGACACACGATTAATTTCCACTGGCGGAAGTGACACGAGCGTTCTCCAGTGGATTGTAAATTACTAA
- the LOC128877883 gene encoding echinoderm microtubule-associated protein-like 2 isoform X2: MSTPDTMDTIDEAEQAWHEMLECETGSLLGRVADLERQSLAQRDEIVCLRATLADALRRIAQLEGREKREDERNERRNERMVSSPLRNGHAPLRSNQNSVPQKDIRLRQTGGSCLRNSSSSGSSQDVRDSLSSPRRPVTYTHSSQLPQRSVHYQSTGSLHSDSPSSSSVSPVPSPSPRATPLPVARSPTARSNGPPQSSLRRAKRWSSTGDFTHSPQNQGSNSQLVSSRLSASTKSLFNLFKPPAMNNMKHGTRDMQYNEEESTVRMYLRGRPVVLYVPTPLMESYDLHKVSTPPQSKLKLDWVYGYRGRDCRSNLHLLPTGEIVYFVAAVVVLYNMEEHSQRHYLGHTDDIKCIAIHPNKLVVATGQVCGTDRRDAMPHIRIWNSVSLTTLCVIGNGGFDGSICCLSFSKADGGNYLCAIDETSDHNISIWDWQKGERGTKVTETKCSVDTVVCAEWHPLERNQIVSCGKGHVSFWSLDNGGMLYKRMGIFESREKPRYVTCVAFNQNGDVLTGDSNGNIIVWGRGTNTISKLVRNIHEGSIFSICVLKDGFIVTGGGKDGKILYFDESLNLTGAEAQIEDHFGGIRTLAEGRGSQLLIGTTRNCILVGDVGMGFNPAMLGHTEEVWGLAAHPTLPQFATAGHDRLLQMWDSLSHTVVWSKDIGEQAQSIGFSPDGNVMVVGCTSGKWLAIDSETRELYTHHSDGSEPIQVLKFSPDGTLLALGSRDNYIYIYQVNGDATKYSRVGRCMPKRIRRRRGHSSFITHLDWSIDGQYLRSNSGDYELLYWNPGVCRQIPQPSALRDIEWTSHSCIISFETIGIWPEGADGTDVNNCSRSSDSKLLATGDDFGKVKLFSYPACQPKSLCHTYGGHSSHVTNVSFLQDDTRLISTGGSDTSVLQWIVNY; the protein is encoded by the exons ACGAGATGCTGGAGTGCGAGACCGGATCCCTGTTGGGCCGAGTCGCGGACCTCGAGAGGCAATCCTTGGCGCAGAGAGACGAGATAGTTTGTCTTCGCGCTACTCTCGCGGACGCGCTAAGGCGAATTGCTCAGCTGGAAGGACGCGAGAAGAGGGAAGATGAGAGGAACGAGAGGAGAAACGAGAGAATGGTGTCCTCGCCCTTGAGGAATGGACACGCACCGCTTAGAA GTAATCAAAATTCGGTGCCCCAAAAAGACATACGCTTACGCCAGACCGGTGGCTCCTGTCTGAGGAATTCTTCGTCCTCGGGATCTTCTCAGGATGTCAGGGACTCGTTGTCCAGTCCACGAAGACCAGTCACTTATACGCACTCGTCGCAGCTTCCTCAAAG GTCGGTTCATTACCAATCAACTGGCTCGTTACACTCGGACAGTCCCAGTAGTAGTAGTGTTTCCCCGGTGCCATCACCAAGTCCTAGAGCTACACCACTGCCGGTGGCCag ATCACCGACAGCAAGATCAAACGGGCCACCTCAAAGCAGCTTAAGAAGGGCGAAACGGTGGTCGTCGACGGGGGACTTTACGCATTCGCCGCAAAATCAGGGAAGCAATTCGCAGCTTGTCAGTAGCAG ATTGTCAGCATCCACCAAGTCTCTCTTCAACCTCTTCAAGCCGCCAGCGATGAACAACATGAAACACGG CACCAGAGACATGCAGTACAACGAAGAGGAAAGTACCGTCCGCATGTACCTGCGAGGGCGACCAGTCGTCCTCTACGTTCCAACGCCGCTGATGGAGTCCTACGATCTTCACAAAGTGAGCACACCACCCCAGAGCAAACTGAAACTCGACTGGGTGTACGGTTACCGAGGCAGGGATTGTCGAAGCAATCTGCATCTGCTGCCGACCGGGGAAATTGTTTACTTCGTCGCCGCCGTGGTGGTCTTGTACAATATGGAGGAACACAGCCAGAGGCATTACTTGGGACACACGGATGACATCAAATG CATAGCGATTCATCCAAACAAATTGGTGGTCGCCACTGGCCAAGTGTGTGGAACCGACAGACGGGACGCCATG CCACACATAAGAATATGGAATTCCGTGAGCTTGACGACCCTCTGCGTGATTGGCAATGGAGGATTCGATGGATCGATCTGTTGTCTTTCGTTCTCGAAGGCAGACGGTGGAAATTATTTGTGCGCGATCGACGAAACGTCCGATCACAATATATCGATCTGGGATTGGCAGAAGGGAGAACGGGGTACCAAAGTAACCGAGACCAAG TGCTCCGTCGACACGGTGGTCTGCGCCGAGTGGCATCCGCTGGAACGGAATCAAATCGTGTCCTGTGGAAAGGGACACGTGTCCTTTTGGTCCCTCGACAACGGAGGGATGCTTTACAAGCGAATGGGAATTTTCGAAAGCAGGGAAAAACCGAGATACGTCACCTGCGTTGCTTTCAATCAAAACGGCGATGTTCTCACTGGCGACAGCAACGGTAACATCATCGTTTGGGGCAGAG GCACAAACACGATCTCTAAGCTAGTGAGGAATATTCACGAGGGATCTATATTCTCGATCTGCGTTTTGAAGGATGGTTTTATCGTCACCGGTGGTGGCAAAGATGGCAAAATATTGTACTTCGACGAATCGTTAAATTTGACAGGAGCGGAAGCACAA ATTGAGGACCACTTCGGAGGTATTCGAACGCTCGCAGAAGGAAGAGGTTCGCAGTTACTGATTGGGACGACGAGAAACTGCATTTTGGTCGGGGATGTTGGAATGGGATTCAATCCAGCCATGTTGGGTCACACGGAAGAAGTTTGGGGCCTCGCTGCGCACCCGACTTTGCCGCAATTTGCGACAGCTGGCCACGACAGGTTGTTGCAAATGTGGGACAGTCTCAGTCACACTGTTGTTTGGAGCAAAGACATTGGG GAACAAGCACAAAGTATTGGATTCTCGCCAGATGGCAACGTGATGGTAGTCGGATGCACCTCTGGAAAATGGTTAGCAATCGACAGTGAAACGAGAGAATTGTACACCCACCATAGCGATGGATCGGAACCCATTCAG GTCTTGAAATTTTCACCGGATGGCACGCTTCTAGCACTTGGGTCCAGagacaattatatttatatttatcaagtAAACGGAGATGCAACCAAGTATAGCCGAGTTGGACGATGTATG CCGAAGCGGATACGAAGACGTAGA GGTCACTCGAGTTTCATAACTCACTTGGACTGGTCAATAGACGGGCAGTATTTGCGAAGTAACAGCGGCGACTACGAACTACTGTATT GGAATCCTGGAGTTTGCCGTCAAATTCCACAACCCTCCGCGTTAAGAGACATAGAGTGGACGAGTCATTCCTGTATCATATCCTTTGAAACAATTGGAATATGGCCCGAAGGTGCAGACGGCACAGACGTGAACAATTGTTCCCGTAGCAGCGACTCGAAGCTTCTGGCGACTGGCGATGATTTTGGAAAGGTCAAATTGTTCTCCTACCCAGCTTGCCAACCTAAG TCCCTGTGTCACACGTACGGCGGTCACTCGAGTCACGTTACGAACGTGTCGTTCCTCCAGGACGACACACGATTAATTTCCACTGGCGGAAGTGACACGAGCGTTCTCCAGTGGATTGTAAATTACTAA